The genomic window CGACTGGGTGCGGGCCTGCTTCAGCGAGCTTGCGCGGCGATAACCCCGAGAGCGCGTGAAAACCGGAGGGCCGCCCATTGGCGGCCCTTCACATATCCGTCTGTCGCCCCGCGATGAACGCGTGGCCGCCCTGTGCGACCAAGATCACGGAGCCGGGATTGCACGCGCGCAAAAGTTGCGTAATCTCGCGACGACTACGGAATTGATCAGGGCAGGTGCATGACCATTCTTGAGGAAACGATCCGGCCGCGGTCGTCGGCGCAGTCGCGGGAATGGAAGGCGATTGTCATCCTGATCCTGCTGATCCCGGTGCTGTGGTCGCCGCCGTTCCTGTTTCGCTTCTTCCTGTATCAGCCGTTCAACATCCCTTCTGGTTCGATGGCGCCGACGCTGATGGTCGGCGACTACGTCTTCGCCGCGAAATATGCCTATGGCTACGGCCACTATTCTTTCCCGTTCGCGCAGTCCTGGATCTCGGGCCGCGTCTTTGCCGCCGAGCCCGAACACGGCGACATCGTCGTGTTCCGGACGGCGAAGGACAGTTCGGTCGATTACGTCAAGCGCGTGGTCGGGCTGCCCGGCGACCGCATCCAGATGCGGCAGGGCCAGCTCATCCTCAACGACCGCCCGGTGACGCGCGTCGCGCTCGAGTACGGCCTCGCCGGCGCTGCCTGCGGTGTGGACGGCGGCGTCAAGGTCAAGCGCTGGCGCGAGACGCTGCCGAGCGGCGCGTCCTATGTGACCTATGATTGCATCGACAACGGCTTCCTGGACAACACCAACGTCTTCACGGTGCCGCCGGGCCACGTCTTCGTGCTCGGCGACAATCGCGACAATTCCACCGACAGCCGCATGATGTCGACATTCGGTTTCGTGCCGATGGACAATCTCGTCGGTAAGGTAACGCGGATCTTCTGGTCGCTCGACGAAGACGGCGCGCCGCACATGGAGCGGCTGGGGAAGGTGGAGTGAGGCCAGATCATTCCGCGCAAAAGATCGTCATTCCGGGGCGGCGGAAAGTGCCGAGCCCGGAATCCATTGATCCGCAGACTCGGTCCGGAGGTTGGCATGCTGTCACTGCCGCCTGGATTTCCGATCTTCCATGTGAGGGGATCAGGCGAACACGTCAGTCGCAAGTGCTGAAATGGATTCCGGGCTCGCGCCCAACAGGGGCGCGCCCCGGAATGATGAGCGGAGAAAAACAAAGACCCCGGCATCGCTGCCGGGGTTTCGCATTTCGTCGTTTGCCAGAGTGGCTGGATCAGAAGTCCATGCCGCCCATGCCGCCGCCGGGGGGCATCGCCGGACCGGCGCCGCCCTTCTTGGGCAGCTCGGCGACCATGGCTTCCGTGGTGATCAGGAGCGCGGCCACCGAGGCTGCGTTCTGGATCGCGGTACGGACCACCTTGGTCGGGTCGATGATGCCCTTCTTGACGAGGTCGGCATATTCGCCGGTCTGGGAGTCGAAGCCGTAATTGTAGGCCTTGTTCTCCAGGATCTTGCCGACGATCACCGAGCCGTCTTCACCGGCGTTGATCGCGATCTGGCGAGCGGGAGCCGACAGCGCCTTGCGCACGATCTCGACGCCGGTCTTCTGGTCGTCGTTCTTGGTGCGCAGGCCCTTGAGCTGCTCGGAGGCACGGAGCAGGGCGACGCCGCCGCCCGGGACGATACCTTCCTCGACAGCCGCGCGGGTCGCATGCATCGCGTCATCAACGCGATCCTTGCGTTCCTTCACCTCGACCTCGGTCGCGCCGCCGACGCGGATCACCGCGACGCCGCCGGCGAGCTTGGCCAGACGCTCCTGGAGCTTCTCACGGTCGTAGTCCGAGGTGGTCTCCTCGATCTGCGCCTTGATCTGGGCCACGCGCGCCTCGATGTCGGCCTTCTTGCCGGCGCCGTTGACGATCGTGGTGTTCTCCTTGTCGATCATCACCTTCTTGGCGCGACCGAGCATGTTGAGCGTGACGTTCTCGAGCTTGATGCCGAGATCTTCCGAGATCGCCTGGCCGCCGGTCAGGATCGCGATGTCCTGCAGCATGGCCTTGCGGCGATCGCCGAAGCCCGGAGCCTTGACGGCCGCGACCTTGAGGCCACCGCGGAGGCGGTTCACGACCAGGGTCGCGAGGGCTTCGCCTTCGACGTCCTCGGCGACGATGACCAGCGGCTTGCCGGTCTGCACCACGGCCTCGAGCAGCGGCAGCAACTCGTTCAGCGAGGAGAGCTTCTTCTCGTTGATGAGGATGTAGGCGTCGTCCATCTCAACGCGCATCTTGTCGGCGTTGGTGACGAAGTAGGGCGAGATGTAGCCGCGGTCGAACTGCATGCCCTCGACGACGTCGAGCTCGGTCTCGAGCGACTTGGCTTCCTCGACGGTGATGACACCCTCGTTGCCGACCTTCTTCATGGCGTCGGAGAGGAACTTGCCGATCTCCTGGTCGCCGTTGGCCGAGATGGTGCCGACCTGGGCGATCTCGTCGTTCGAGGTGACCTTCTTGGAGTTCTTCTGGAGGTCCGCAACCACGGCTTCGACCGCGAGGTCGATACCACGCTTGAGGTCCATCGGGTTCATGCCGGCGGCAACGGACTTCGCGCCTTCCTTCACGATCGCCTGAGCGAGCACGGTGGCGGTGGTGGTGCCGTCGCCGGCCGCGTCAGCGGACTTGGAGGCGACTTCGCGCACCATCTGGGCGCCCATGTTCTCGAACTTGTCGTCGAGCTCGATCTCCTTGGCGACGGTGACGCCGTCCTTGGTGATGCGGGGAGCGCCGAACGACTTGTCGAGCACGACGTTGCGGCCCTTCGGACCGAGCGTGACCTTCACCGCATTGGCGAGGACGTCGACGCCGCGCAACATCTTGTCGCGCGCTTCAACCGAGAATTTGACTTCTTTGGCTGCCATCTGGAATTTTCCTTGAGGTGTTTGACTGGAGGGAAAGAGGGCTCTTAGGCCGCCTTCTTCTTGGAAGCGGGGACGTCGAGGACGCCCATGACGTCGCTTTCCTTCATGATCAGCAGGTCTTCGCCGTCGATCTTGACTTCGGTGCCGGACCACTTGCCGAACAGCACGCGGTCGCCGATCTTGAGGTCGATCGGGATCAGCTTGCCGGCTTCGTCGCGGCCACCGGGGCCGACGGCGATGACTTCGCCCTGGGAGGGCTTTTCCTTGGCAGTGTCGGGAATGATGATGCCGCCAGCGGTCTTCTCTTCTGCGTCGATGCGCTTGACCACGACGCGGTCGTGAAGCGGACGGAATTTCATGCAGTCCTCCTAAGCAATTGCACGAGTTGAGGATTTTTAGATGGTTAGCAGTCGTTGCCCGCGAGTGCTAGCACGGGCGAGGCAGAAATAGGACGGGAATTTTGCGGGGGCAAGGGCTTCTAGCAGAAAAATTAGCACCCGGAAGCGCGGACTGCCAGAATCTCTTTTCCATCGTTAACGGTGCGCCAGGCCCATATTAGCACGGAGCCGCGTCTGCTGCTAACGCATTGAATTTCAACAGCTTGTTAAACTTTTGGGCTTGAGATGAATTGTCAGTTTGCGTCACATTTCGCTCATGTGAGCGCATCAGTACCGGGTGGCTCGTCAAGCACACACCGACCAGGCCGCCCCCTTCAATGCGCTCCTGCAAAGGAGGTTGGCATGGGACTGCGGAGTGGGGGCATTTCCGAGGATTTCCGGAAACAGATGCTGGGTTACGGGCTGACGACGGCGCAAATTCTCTATCGGATGCCGGATCATCCCTCGCTGCTCCAGACTTACGTCTGGCAGAACTACGACATGTTTCCGAAATTTCCGGCGCTGAAGGATTTCCTCGCCTTCTGGCAGGAGAAGCTCGACGGGCCCCTGTTCTCGGTGACGGTGGCACATTCCAAGCTGATCAAGCCGGCCGAGCTGCGCGCCGTAGATGGCGTGTTCCGGCTGCATTGAGGAGAGATCAGCCGGCGCCGCTGCAATAGCGTTTCCACATCGCGCGATAGGCGTCGTCCACCGCTCGCGCGTATGAGGCAGGATTGCCGGCGGCCGCAGCGTCGATCTGTCCGGGCAGTTCGCGGCGCAGCTTGTCGAGGTCGCCGATCTGCGCCGCCCCGCTAGCTGCGATTTCGATATAGGCCTCATTGCCATCCGCGACCCAGTTCGGCAGGCCAAGCGCGGTGAGGATGGCGCCGCCGGCACGGCTGGGCAGACTGGTCCCGAGCTTCGCCACCACGGGCACCCCCATCTGCAAGGCCTCCAATGTGCTGACGCCGCCATTCTGTGGGAAGATGTCGAGCGCAATGTCGACGCGATTGAACGATGCCAGATGTTCGCTTCGCAAGGTGGCTCCGAGCAGATCGACGCGTTCGGCCGGCATCGGCAAGCCGCAAACCGCGCCAGCAGATTGTCGCGGACCAGTTGATCGTCCAGTGCAACATCCTTGATCAGAAGTCGCGAACCCGGCACCCGCTCGAGAATCCTGGACCAGACTTCCACCGCCTCATCCGAAATCTTGCTGATGCGGTGTGACGAAGCCGTTCGAGAGCGCCGGCATTGGCGCGCGAGCAATCCCGGCCGGCAGTGGTGCCAGCGTCACGAAGCACGGCAGGTCGACAATGGTCTCCGCAAACAGATGCCGAACCGCGAAAGGAATCGCGACGGGGTCCGAGAACAAATAATCGATCGTTGGCAGCCCCGTGCCAGTGCCGTGGCCCCAACCATGCACCTGGATCGGTGCCGGCTTGCGCGCGAACACGCCGAGCCGGTTTCCTCTGGTATGGCCGGACAGATCGATCAGGATATCGACGCCATCGGCGCGGATCTGAGCGGCGAGGCGATCGTCGGTCCATTGCGAGGCGTCGCGCCAGCGATCGGCGAACCCTTGAAATTCGCTGGTCGTCGCATCCACCTTTGACGAACAAGAGTAGCACACGATCTCGAACTGCGCCCGGTCATGGTGTTGCAGGACTGGCTTGAAGACGAACGCGGCCGAATGCGCGTTAAAATCCGACGAGACATAGCCAAGCACCAGACGGCGATCCAGATCGCGGTCATTGTCATGCGGTCCCGCCGCTTCTAAAGCGATTTTCGCGCCGATCTGCTCCCACCATACTCGCCGCGCTTGCTGATGCTGCTCAACGCTGGCGTCCGGTACAAAATCGAGCGTGAATATCTTGTTGGAAATCGCGCTCTGGAGGTCAGGCTGGATGTCAAGGGCTCTGTCGAAGCTGGCGAGGGCTTCCTCGACCCGGCCTAGCCCGGCGAGACAAAGGCCGAGCACCGAGTGAGCTTGAATGGAATCGGGAGCGATCGCGAGGGCCTTCTCGCAATCGTGCGATGCCTGGGCAATTTGCTGGATCTGGAGCAGGACACTGGCCCGTGCGAGCCACCCATTCGCGTCGTCGGGTGCCAGCGCGATTGCTCGATCGCCGTCTGCCAGGGCTTCGTCAAATCGCTGAAGTTCTTGCAACGCGATGGCGCGGTTCGCGAGCGCTGAGGCATAGTCAGGCTTGATCGACAGCGCGCGGTTCAGGCTTGCGACGGCCTCGTCATAGTTGCGCTGACGGCAGAGCGCCCAACCCCGACCGTTGTGGGCTTCGGCAAGGTTGGCGTTAATCGCGAGCGCCTTGTCGTAGCTCTCGAGCGCTTCCTGGACGAGATCAAGGGCCACGCTCGCGTTGCCGAGATTGGACAGGGCCAGGGCGTAGTTAGGTCGCAAGGCGAGGGCCTTTCGATAGCTCTCGCGTGCGTCATCGTGACGTCGTAGCCCCGTTTCGCGCAACGCCTAGGCTCATATGAGCCTCGGCAGATCGCGGATCCACGGCAACCGCTCGGCTTAGCAGAAGTTCGGCTTGCTGGTAGTTTTTGGCATCGGACTCCAAAGTGCCGAGCATATGCAGCGCGATGAATTGGTTGGGTGCGAGCTGCAGAAGTTGGCGATAGGCCGCCTGGGCCTCGGGGAAAAGCCCCATCTTGTGCAGCTGGAGTGCGTGTCCGAGCAATGGCAACACTTCGGCCTTCTGCCGTTTCTGAAGCCGGGCATTTTGAAATGCACGCTGACCTACGTTGCCCATGAATCAATTCCCCCAGAATCTCCCGGCGAGATTAATTCAGCGTGAGAACGAATACGAGACGATGGCCGCGCGCCACGACAGCTTGGGACAAGATAGGACCGATTGGGTCGTCGAGTGACTGGCTTTAAGCCCGGCAATTGCTGCCTCGTCCAAGACTGGATAATCTGCCTTCGGGTTGTACCCGTCCGGCGGGGCGCGGCTCAGATCAGGGAGGCAGACAATGGCCAAGCAAAAGGCATCAAGACCCGAAACGAAGACCGCGGTGAAGAAGCGGAGCGGCGCCAAGGCAGCGGCGCGATCCTCGGCACGCAAGGCGGTGAAGGCGAAGGCCCGCACTGCCGCACCCAAGAAGCTCGCACGTCCTAAGCAGCGCATCGCGATCAGCCATCACCGGGAGGAAGACTTCAAAGCCGACGGCCTGCGCGCCTACGCCAAATACCGCGACCTCGGCATTGCCGAGGCGACCCACGGCCTCGCGCAAGCGCATGTGATCCGCCTGCAAGGCCCCTGCAATCCGGCCGAGGTCTCAAAGCTGCACTATCACGACGTCGACTTCCAGATGGTCTACGTGCTCAAGGGCTGGGTGAAGACCTACATGGACGGCCAGGGCGAGACCTTGATGAAAGAAGGCAGTGCCTGGACCCAGCCGCCGAGGATCAAGCACATGATTCTGGATTATTCGGACGACGTGGAATTGCTGGAGGTGATCCTGCCGGCGGAATTTAAGACGGTGGAGTTGAAGGCGTAGGCGCTATCAGGAACAGCGCACAACTCTCTCCACTCGTCATTGCGAGGAGCTCTTGCGACGAAGCAATCCAGACTATCTCCGCGAACACATTTCTGGATTGCTTCGCTTCGCTCGCAATGACGCGGAGAGAGTCTACGTCAACACCCCCACCACCGCTCCCATCAGGCACGTCGTCAGCGTCCCCGACACGATCGACTTCAGCCCGAGCGCGTTGATCTCCTCACGTCGCTCTGGCGCCATGACGCCGAGGCCGCCGATCATGATGCCGAGGCTGGCGAAATTGGCGAAGCCGCACATCGCGTAGAGCATGATCAGGCGCGAGCGCGGATCGAGCGTATCGGGTGGTAGCTTCGAGAAGTCGACATAGGCGATCAGCTCGTTGAGCACGGTTTTCGTGCCCATCAGACTGCCGGCGGTGACCGCCTGGTCCCATGGCAGCCCCATCAGCCAGCACACCGGCGCCATCACCAGACCCAGCAGCCGTTGCAGTGAGATTGGGGCGCCGCCGATATTAGGCAGCAGGCCGAGGATGGCGTTGACGAGATAGACCAGCGCCACCAGCACCAGCAGCATCGCAACGATGTTGATCAGCAGCTCAATCCCCGCACTCGTCCCTTTCACGATCGCGTCCATCGTCCCGGAGACCTCCATCTCGGGGTTTTCCAGCGCGCCGCCGGTGCGCCTGTCTGAGGTCTCGGGCACCATGATCAGGCTGACGAGGATCGCGGCCGGCGCGCCCAGCACGGAGGCGATGACGAAATGCGCAGCGGCATCGGGGATAAGGGGAGCGAGGAGCGTCGCATAGAGCACCAGCACCGTGCCGGCGATGCCGGCCATGCCGCCGGTCATCACCAGGAACAATTCGCTGCGCGTCATCTGTTTCAGATACGGCCGCACGAACAGCGGTGCCTCGACCATGCCGAGGAAGATGTTGGCGGCGGTGGAAAGCCCGACCGCGCCGCCGACGCCTAATGTGCGCTCCAGCAGCCAAGCCATGCTCCGCACGATCGGCGGTAGCACGCGCCAATAGAACAGCAGCGTCGTCAGCACGCTCATCACCAGCACGATCGGGAGCGCCTGGAACGCCAGGATGAAATCGGCACCCGGCACCTTCACGTCAAAGGGCAGGGGGCCACCACCGACATAGCCGAACACGAACGAGGAGCCGGCGCGCGAGGCCGCGGAGATCGCACCGACCGCGTCGTTGATGGCGCCGAAGGCGCGCGCGACGATCGGCAGCTTCAGGAGGACGATGGCGGTCGCGAAGGTGGCGACGAGGCCGATCGCCGCCTGTCGCAGCGAGACGGCGCGCCGATTTTCTGCCAACGCGAAGGCGATCAGCAGCAATGCGAAAATGCCGAGTGCCGATTGCAAGCGCAGCATGATGTCCCCAAAGCCCCAATGATTATGGCCGCGCCTGCGGTGCAAAGGCAATGCCGGCACATGCGGGAGGCGTCCCGCTGTTGACAAGCCGGTCCGCCTCAGTCACGCGGGGCACGTCGAGAACCAGGGGGCAGATGGTCCGAGGGTGACCCAAGAGACGATCCAAGAGGCGATGCCAGAGCAGCCGATACCAGCCAGTCGGCCGGTCAGTGCCCGCGCGCTCCTCGCCCACCGCGCCTTCCTGTTTTTCCTGCTCTCGCGCAGCCTGTCGCGCTTTTCCAGCCAGATCGCGGCGGTCGCGATCGGCTGGCAGATCTACGATCTCACCGCCTCGGCCTTCGATCTCGGCATGGTCGGCCTGGTCCAGTTCCTGCCGACCGCGCTGCTCGTGTTCGCCGCTGGACACGCCGCCGATCGCTACGAGCGCAAGCGCGTCGTCCAGCTCTGCCAGCTCGTGGAAGCGGCGACCGCACTCTACCTGGCCCTTATCACCTATCTTGGCGCCGTCGGCGAGGTGCAGATCTTCGTCGCGACCTTCGTGCTCGGCATCGCCGGCGCTTTCGAGAGCCCGACCACGGCGGCGCTGTTGCCGCTGATCGCGCCGCAAGGCTCGCTCCAGCGCGCCACCGCGGTCTCCAGTGGCGCGGCGCAGGTCGCGACCATCACGGGTCCGGCGCTCGGCGGCTTTGCCTATGCGGTGGCGCCACATCTTGCCTATGCCGTAATGGTGCTGTTCTGGATCCTTGGGATGATCCTGACCGGCTTCATCCGCCCGCGCCCGCAGGCGGTCGCCAAGGAGGGGACGAGCTCGGACAATGTCTTTGCGGGCGTCCGCTTCATCCGCGGCAAT from Bradyrhizobium zhanjiangense includes these protein-coding regions:
- a CDS encoding NupC/NupG family nucleoside CNT transporter; translation: MLRLQSALGIFALLLIAFALAENRRAVSLRQAAIGLVATFATAIVLLKLPIVARAFGAINDAVGAISAASRAGSSFVFGYVGGGPLPFDVKVPGADFILAFQALPIVLVMSVLTTLLFYWRVLPPIVRSMAWLLERTLGVGGAVGLSTAANIFLGMVEAPLFVRPYLKQMTRSELFLVMTGGMAGIAGTVLVLYATLLAPLIPDAAAHFVIASVLGAPAAILVSLIMVPETSDRRTGGALENPEMEVSGTMDAIVKGTSAGIELLINIVAMLLVLVALVYLVNAILGLLPNIGGAPISLQRLLGLVMAPVCWLMGLPWDQAVTAGSLMGTKTVLNELIAYVDFSKLPPDTLDPRSRLIMLYAMCGFANFASLGIMIGGLGVMAPERREEINALGLKSIVSGTLTTCLMGAVVGVLT
- a CDS encoding cupin domain-containing protein, whose amino-acid sequence is MAKQKASRPETKTAVKKRSGAKAAARSSARKAVKAKARTAAPKKLARPKQRIAISHHREEDFKADGLRAYAKYRDLGIAEATHGLAQAHVIRLQGPCNPAEVSKLHYHDVDFQMVYVLKGWVKTYMDGQGETLMKEGSAWTQPPRIKHMILDYSDDVELLEVILPAEFKTVELKA
- a CDS encoding MFS transporter: MPEQPIPASRPVSARALLAHRAFLFFLLSRSLSRFSSQIAAVAIGWQIYDLTASAFDLGMVGLVQFLPTALLVFAAGHAADRYERKRVVQLCQLVEAATALYLALITYLGAVGEVQIFVATFVLGIAGAFESPTTAALLPLIAPQGSLQRATAVSSGAAQVATITGPALGGFAYAVAPHLAYAVMVLFWILGMILTGFIRPRPQAVAKEGTSSDNVFAGVRFIRGNPAILGTISLDLFAVLFGGVTALLPIYARDILQTGPVGLGVLRAAPAVGALLMTMVLARHAISRHVGLRMFQAVIVFGVATIVFALSSWMWLSVLALAVLGAADTISVVIRFSLVQLSTPDEMRGRVGAVNFLFINASNQLGQFESGLTAALFGAMPAAVLGGVCTVAVALLWMKLFPSLRRVESLE
- a CDS encoding usg protein yields the protein MGLRSGGISEDFRKQMLGYGLTTAQILYRMPDHPSLLQTYVWQNYDMFPKFPALKDFLAFWQEKLDGPLFSVTVAHSKLIKPAELRAVDGVFRLH
- a CDS encoding co-chaperone GroES; protein product: MKFRPLHDRVVVKRIDAEEKTAGGIIIPDTAKEKPSQGEVIAVGPGGRDEAGKLIPIDLKIGDRVLFGKWSGTEVKIDGEDLLIMKESDVMGVLDVPASKKKAA
- the lepB gene encoding signal peptidase I, with the translated sequence MTILEETIRPRSSAQSREWKAIVILILLIPVLWSPPFLFRFFLYQPFNIPSGSMAPTLMVGDYVFAAKYAYGYGHYSFPFAQSWISGRVFAAEPEHGDIVVFRTAKDSSVDYVKRVVGLPGDRIQMRQGQLILNDRPVTRVALEYGLAGAACGVDGGVKVKRWRETLPSGASYVTYDCIDNGFLDNTNVFTVPPGHVFVLGDNRDNSTDSRMMSTFGFVPMDNLVGKVTRIFWSLDEDGAPHMERLGKVE
- the groL gene encoding chaperonin GroEL (60 kDa chaperone family; promotes refolding of misfolded polypeptides especially under stressful conditions; forms two stacked rings of heptamers to form a barrel-shaped 14mer; ends can be capped by GroES; misfolded proteins enter the barrel where they are refolded when GroES binds), translating into MAAKEVKFSVEARDKMLRGVDVLANAVKVTLGPKGRNVVLDKSFGAPRITKDGVTVAKEIELDDKFENMGAQMVREVASKSADAAGDGTTTATVLAQAIVKEGAKSVAAGMNPMDLKRGIDLAVEAVVADLQKNSKKVTSNDEIAQVGTISANGDQEIGKFLSDAMKKVGNEGVITVEEAKSLETELDVVEGMQFDRGYISPYFVTNADKMRVEMDDAYILINEKKLSSLNELLPLLEAVVQTGKPLVIVAEDVEGEALATLVVNRLRGGLKVAAVKAPGFGDRRKAMLQDIAILTGGQAISEDLGIKLENVTLNMLGRAKKVMIDKENTTIVNGAGKKADIEARVAQIKAQIEETTSDYDREKLQERLAKLAGGVAVIRVGGATEVEVKERKDRVDDAMHATRAAVEEGIVPGGGVALLRASEQLKGLRTKNDDQKTGVEIVRKALSAPARQIAINAGEDGSVIVGKILENKAYNYGFDSQTGEYADLVKKGIIDPTKVVRTAIQNAASVAALLITTEAMVAELPKKGGAGPAMPPGGGMGGMDF